In Symmachiella dynata, the following are encoded in one genomic region:
- a CDS encoding cbb3-type cytochrome c oxidase subunit II, with product MFESKSGVLLIAGLFFFGIAFVSNAVVPVLMYQEEPTPVEGLVNGNLRYQFEDLAARYPESFKAAYGEPPKDIADQDAWLNEKCAEALLLGRKLYVGEGCWHCHSQFIRPVSNEEERWGPVSKQEEYQNVLQMPVMFGTRRVGPDLSREGGRRSNDWHAVHFFRPRDLSENSPMPEYPWFFDGSPDRPTRRGLAIITYVQWLGSWLESYPMYEQYEPAPEIVVEEEEEDES from the coding sequence ATGTTTGAAAGCAAATCGGGCGTTTTGCTCATTGCCGGCCTTTTCTTTTTCGGAATTGCGTTTGTCTCCAACGCAGTTGTGCCGGTGTTGATGTACCAAGAAGAACCGACGCCGGTCGAAGGATTGGTGAATGGAAACCTGCGGTACCAATTCGAAGATCTCGCCGCGCGGTATCCCGAATCATTCAAGGCCGCTTACGGGGAACCGCCCAAAGACATCGCGGATCAAGACGCCTGGCTGAACGAAAAGTGCGCCGAGGCACTGCTGCTGGGACGCAAACTCTATGTTGGCGAAGGGTGTTGGCACTGCCACAGCCAGTTTATCCGTCCGGTCTCGAACGAAGAGGAACGCTGGGGACCGGTTTCCAAACAAGAAGAGTATCAAAACGTGCTGCAGATGCCGGTGATGTTCGGCACGCGGCGTGTCGGTCCCGATTTGTCCCGCGAAGGGGGCCGGCGCTCCAACGATTGGCATGCGGTACATTTCTTTCGGCCGCGCGATCTTTCGGAAAATTCACCGATGCCGGAATATCCCTGGTTTTTCGACGGCTCGCCCGATCGTCCCACCCGTCGTGGTCTGGCCATCATCACTTACGTCCAATGGCTCGGATCGTGGCTGGAAAGCTATCCTATGTATGAGCAATACGAACCGGCTCCGGAGATCGTGGTCGAAGAGGAAGAGGAGGACGAATCATGA
- a CDS encoding cbb3-type cytochrome c oxidase subunit I translates to MSEVVKHEEAEFSGPLVETQLVCWYFYAALTFMTAAMLAGLLMALQLVQWNPLNGIELLSPGRWRMLHTNAIAYGFLANAFLGALHWSVPRLTLRPVQSRWLSYTIFVAWQLVVGATAVGIIFGEAQGLEWGETPVWIDPAAQLGLLLVAINFMTPILQVKGPMYVTLWYFLAAFVWTFMTYAMGNFVPQYFVAGTSAGAVGGLFIHDLVGLFVTPLGWGLMYYFVPILLQKPIWSHGLSLVGFWGLAFFYPLNGIHHFLYTPIPMFLQYGAIMSTVAVELVVTTVVINFFGTLKGSGRMVVTNLPVRYFYTGMVFYFLTCLQCSMQTTLTFQQVIHFTDWVVGHAHMVMFGVFSMWLFGIMTYLFPRLLGVEWYSRKLCEWHYWLSTVSLTVMVGDLTLAGLFQGYFWASLQPWDASITASFPFWTLRVFAGLGMFAGQLVLLYNLRKTLQSAKTQTA, encoded by the coding sequence ATGAGTGAGGTGGTAAAACACGAGGAAGCCGAGTTCAGCGGGCCCCTGGTGGAAACGCAACTGGTCTGTTGGTATTTCTACGCGGCGCTCACGTTTATGACAGCTGCCATGCTGGCCGGTTTGTTGATGGCGCTGCAATTGGTGCAGTGGAATCCCCTCAACGGAATCGAGCTCCTCTCGCCCGGCCGGTGGCGCATGCTGCATACCAATGCCATCGCCTACGGTTTTTTGGCCAACGCATTTTTAGGAGCGCTACATTGGTCTGTGCCGCGGTTGACGTTGCGACCTGTGCAAAGCCGCTGGTTGTCTTACACGATTTTTGTCGCGTGGCAACTCGTCGTCGGCGCGACAGCCGTCGGGATTATTTTCGGCGAAGCACAAGGGCTGGAATGGGGAGAAACCCCGGTCTGGATCGATCCGGCCGCACAACTGGGACTGTTGCTGGTCGCGATTAACTTCATGACCCCCATTCTGCAGGTCAAAGGGCCGATGTATGTCACCTTGTGGTACTTCTTGGCCGCATTTGTCTGGACATTCATGACCTATGCGATGGGCAACTTTGTTCCCCAATACTTCGTCGCTGGCACAAGCGCCGGTGCGGTGGGCGGCCTATTCATTCATGACTTGGTGGGACTGTTCGTGACTCCCTTGGGTTGGGGGTTGATGTACTATTTTGTGCCGATTTTGTTGCAAAAGCCGATCTGGAGTCACGGACTGTCACTGGTCGGATTCTGGGGGCTGGCATTTTTCTATCCGCTCAACGGCATCCACCACTTTCTGTATACGCCAATCCCCATGTTCCTGCAGTATGGGGCAATCATGTCGACGGTTGCCGTTGAGTTGGTGGTCACCACAGTCGTGATCAACTTCTTCGGCACGCTCAAAGGATCAGGACGAATGGTCGTCACGAACCTTCCGGTGCGCTATTTTTATACCGGCATGGTGTTTTACTTTTTGACCTGTTTGCAATGCTCGATGCAAACCACGTTGACCTTTCAACAGGTCATTCACTTTACCGACTGGGTCGTGGGCCATGCCCATATGGTGATGTTCGGCGTCTTCAGTATGTGGTTGTTCGGCATCATGACCTATCTGTTCCCCCGCCTGTTGGGTGTGGAATGGTATAGCCGCAAGCTGTGCGAATGGCATTATTGGCTCTCTACCGTCAGCCTCACGGTCATGGTTGGCGATCTGACGTTGGCGGGATTGTTCCAAGGTTACTTTTGGGCGTCGTTACAGCCGTGGGATGCTTCTATTACTGCTTCATTCCCATTTTGGACGTTGCGTGTCTTTGCCGGCTTAGGAATGTTCGCCGGTCAATTGGTGTTGTTGTATAACCTCCGCAAAACGTTGCAGTCTGCAAAGACGCAAACGGCATAG
- a CDS encoding c-type cytochrome codes for MSINFRPNSRSALLAGSLLALLVAVSGCERAAEPVFELNDETSQLDTKLRIQIRGALRTHSGTPQVPKMLGDESFDTKQLQHGMEIYMQRCSQCHGVSGDGRGPKAKYLYPLPRDYRRGIFKFTSTPYGSKPRREDLLNTLRRGIPGTSMPSFARLPKADLEAVVDYVIALSKRGELESQLVQEADPDEPEIDPEIVQELVDYIDESWEMAHFTEVMPLTPLPEFTAEDVAVGKELFTSPDVGCANCHGSDGRGQTAANVETPLKDMWGHAARAADLTSGMLRGGSKPVDVYRRVFNGINGTPMPGFGTSAKIREDPELVWKLVAYVLQISGQRRSGQVPPVGQFTFAPYPQGTQEDDAQTDDQSQE; via the coding sequence ATGAGTATCAACTTTCGACCCAATTCGCGGTCCGCACTGCTGGCCGGTTCGTTGCTTGCGCTGCTGGTCGCGGTCAGCGGTTGTGAGCGCGCAGCGGAGCCGGTTTTTGAGTTGAACGATGAAACAAGTCAGCTCGATACAAAGCTGCGCATCCAAATTCGGGGTGCATTGCGGACACACAGTGGAACGCCGCAAGTCCCCAAAATGCTAGGTGATGAGTCGTTTGACACAAAGCAGTTGCAGCACGGCATGGAAATTTATATGCAGCGCTGCTCGCAATGTCACGGCGTCAGTGGGGATGGTCGCGGCCCCAAGGCAAAGTACCTTTACCCCCTGCCGCGCGATTACCGCCGAGGCATCTTCAAATTCACTTCAACCCCCTACGGTTCCAAGCCCCGTCGCGAAGACTTGCTGAATACATTGCGACGAGGCATTCCGGGAACATCAATGCCCTCGTTTGCGCGACTCCCCAAAGCCGACTTGGAAGCGGTTGTCGACTATGTGATCGCTCTTTCCAAGCGCGGCGAATTGGAATCGCAACTGGTACAAGAAGCAGACCCCGATGAGCCGGAAATCGATCCGGAGATCGTCCAGGAATTGGTGGATTATATCGACGAGAGCTGGGAAATGGCACATTTCACCGAGGTGATGCCCTTAACGCCGTTGCCCGAATTTACCGCTGAGGACGTGGCTGTCGGCAAGGAATTGTTCACCAGTCCCGATGTCGGCTGTGCCAATTGTCACGGCAGCGACGGCCGGGGCCAGACGGCAGCCAACGTCGAAACGCCGCTAAAAGATATGTGGGGACACGCTGCCCGGGCGGCCGATTTGACATCGGGCATGCTGCGCGGCGGATCGAAACCGGTGGACGTCTACCGGCGGGTCTTCAATGGCATCAACGGCACACCGATGCCGGGGTTTGGGACATCGGCCAAGATACGCGAGGACCCCGAGTTGGTCTGGAAATTGGTGGCCTATGTGCTGCAAATCTCGGGACAACGGCGATCGGGACAAGTTCCCCCCGTCGGCCAATTCACGTTTGCTCCTTATCCCCAAGGGACACAGGAAGACGACGCGCAAACCGATGATCAATCGCAGGAATAG
- a CDS encoding DUF1501 domain-containing protein → MNTIDEITRRRFLTSGKNLVGGAALMSMLGQSAIGSPAAQPVGPHFAPKAKRVIYLHMVGGPAQMDLFDYKPAMQEMYDKDLPDSIRKGQRLTTMTSGQARFPIAPSRFKFSQAGECGMWMNTELLPWMAKKADDICLMRSLNTEAINHEPAIAAMQTGNQVTGRPCLGSWASYGLGTMNENLPSFVVLVAVPSNREQEQAISSRLWSSGYLPGQFAGVSFRSKGDPILYINNPPGVPDALRKKSIDGLNRLNEINYGALGDPEIQTRIQQYEMAFRMQASVPELTDMSSEPKHIFDLYGEDVQKPGSFANTALMARRLAERGVRFIQVYHNNWDHHSNVGGRMPDQCKDVDQPCYALLEDLEQRGMLDETLVIWGGEFGRTIYSQGSLSKTNYGRDHHPRCFSMWMAGGGAKPGTVYGETDDFSYNIVRDPLHIRDFHATVLHLLGFDHEQFSYKFQGLNQKLTGVLPAHVVKDLLA, encoded by the coding sequence ATGAATACAATCGATGAAATCACCCGCCGCCGGTTTTTGACAAGTGGCAAGAACCTCGTCGGCGGCGCCGCTCTGATGTCGATGCTCGGACAATCGGCCATCGGTTCTCCCGCCGCGCAGCCCGTCGGTCCGCACTTCGCGCCCAAGGCCAAACGCGTGATTTATCTGCACATGGTCGGCGGACCGGCGCAGATGGATCTGTTCGACTATAAGCCGGCTATGCAGGAGATGTACGACAAAGACCTGCCGGATTCCATTCGCAAAGGGCAGCGACTGACGACGATGACCAGTGGGCAGGCGCGCTTCCCAATCGCCCCGTCACGGTTCAAATTCAGCCAAGCCGGTGAGTGCGGGATGTGGATGAACACCGAACTTCTGCCGTGGATGGCCAAAAAAGCGGACGACATCTGCTTGATGCGCAGTTTGAACACCGAAGCCATCAACCACGAACCAGCCATCGCCGCCATGCAAACCGGCAACCAAGTGACCGGGCGACCCTGTCTCGGTTCTTGGGCCTCGTACGGCTTGGGGACGATGAATGAAAACCTGCCCTCCTTTGTCGTCCTGGTGGCGGTTCCCAGCAATCGTGAGCAAGAACAGGCGATCTCCTCAAGATTGTGGAGCAGCGGGTACCTGCCGGGCCAATTCGCCGGGGTCTCGTTCCGCAGCAAGGGGGATCCGATTCTTTACATTAACAATCCTCCCGGCGTTCCCGATGCACTCCGCAAGAAATCGATTGACGGTCTGAATCGTCTCAACGAGATCAATTACGGCGCACTGGGCGATCCGGAAATCCAGACGCGGATCCAGCAATACGAAATGGCCTTTCGCATGCAAGCCAGTGTTCCGGAACTGACCGATATGAGTTCCGAGCCCAAGCACATTTTTGATCTATACGGCGAGGATGTCCAAAAACCGGGATCCTTTGCCAACACCGCTTTGATGGCTCGCCGGCTGGCTGAACGAGGCGTCCGCTTTATTCAGGTCTACCACAACAACTGGGACCACCACAGCAACGTCGGCGGACGGATGCCGGACCAATGCAAGGATGTCGATCAGCCTTGCTATGCCTTGCTGGAAGACCTGGAACAACGCGGCATGCTGGATGAAACGCTCGTGATTTGGGGCGGTGAATTCGGACGCACGATCTACTCCCAAGGCAGCTTGTCGAAAACGAATTACGGCCGCGACCACCATCCGCGCTGTTTCAGCATGTGGATGGCGGGAGGCGGCGCCAAGCCGGGGACGGTCTACGGCGAAACCGACGATTTTTCCTACAACATCGTCCGCGATCCACTGCACATCCGTGACTTCCACGCCACGGTTTTGCACCTGCTCGGTTTTGATCACGAACAGTTCAGCTACAAATTCCAAGGACTGAACCAAAAATTGACTGGCGTTCTGCCGGCACACGTCGTCAAGGATTTGTTGGCCTAA
- a CDS encoding DUF1553 domain-containing protein, whose product MKTAEKTDRAWPLLVAALLSILSICAAPARAAEPIEYNRDVRPILAENCFACHGADSASRKADLRLDHRDVAVELGAITAGEPDKSELIARILTDDADLVMPPLESKKTLTAAQKTILKKWIAQGAEYQQHWSFIAPERQQPPPVKQAGWAKNAIDQFVLAKLEQNGLTPAAEADPHTLFRRLHLDITGLPPAPKDADAFVKDYKARQDAALSDWIDKLMKSTAWGEHRARYWLDAARYSDTHGLHFDNYREMWPYRDWVIRAFNANQPFDAFTVEQLAGDLLENPTDDQLIATGFQRCNMTTNEGGTIDEENLALYAADRVQTLGWVYLGLTTNCSQCHDHKFDDFTAKDYYSLAAYFRNTTQQAKDGNVKDGRGPVLIVPAEKDKSRWQALPAEIAAATAQRDARKQAATGDFDNWLAKTTPESLGSDISTDGLVVHAPLNEGTGNAAKNLAGNPDQFPATGEVTWSTDGKLGPAAVLTPEATFDLGGLGDFEKDQPFSCGAWIKVGDKGQPSSIFARMDEKSGFRGWDLWLNGNALAVHLVDAWPANAIKVVTQEKVVKPGQWQHVVLTYDGTAKPGGVKIYVDGVEQKLKVDKNTLKPDATLRTETPLRIGRRSDANVFDGGTVQDFRIYNRALPAADVKKIAEISAIKSILATAAEERTAEQRKALFDYYLITADSEYPALMATVSRLEGEREAISARSPVTHIQREKMDSPPTGFVLMRGEYDQLGEKVVAATPSGLHPQPEGAPNNRLGLAQWIIDPANPLTARVTVNRFWQQLFGQGIVVTPEDFGVMGAAPSHPELLDWLAVDFRENGWNVKQFFKQILMSATYRQAAVTTPAKLEIDRDNTLLSRGPRFRMDAEMVRDYALATSGLLSRKMYGPGVKPYQPEGIWDIVGLPSSNTRKYVQDHGDDLYRRTVYSFWKRMAPPPNLDAFNAPSREFCTVSRERTNTPLQALVTLNDPQFVEPARRLAEGALKAGDSDNQKSIDHLFRQVLCRPVRGREQSIVQKDLNDFLAYYQSHPKDAEALIAVGESKADETLDAAQLAAWTLLANQILNLDEALNK is encoded by the coding sequence ATGAAGACTGCTGAAAAAACTGATCGAGCATGGCCCCTATTGGTTGCCGCGCTGCTGTCAATTCTTTCTATATGCGCAGCGCCCGCCCGGGCTGCGGAACCGATCGAGTACAATCGGGACGTTCGACCAATCCTGGCCGAGAACTGCTTTGCCTGTCACGGGGCGGACAGCGCCTCCCGCAAAGCCGACCTGCGCCTCGACCACCGCGACGTCGCCGTCGAGCTGGGAGCGATCACCGCCGGCGAGCCGGATAAAAGCGAGCTAATCGCCCGTATCCTGACCGACGACGCCGACCTCGTAATGCCTCCGTTGGAGTCCAAAAAAACTCTGACCGCTGCGCAGAAAACAATCCTTAAAAAATGGATCGCGCAAGGGGCGGAGTACCAGCAGCACTGGTCTTTCATTGCTCCTGAACGTCAACAGCCACCGCCAGTGAAGCAAGCAGGCTGGGCCAAGAATGCCATCGATCAATTCGTGCTGGCCAAGTTGGAACAGAATGGCTTAACTCCAGCGGCCGAGGCCGATCCTCATACATTGTTCCGCAGATTGCATCTGGACATCACCGGATTGCCTCCCGCGCCAAAAGATGCGGATGCATTTGTGAAGGATTACAAGGCGCGGCAAGATGCTGCCCTATCGGATTGGATCGACAAGCTGATGAAGTCGACCGCTTGGGGCGAGCACCGGGCCCGCTACTGGTTGGATGCGGCTCGTTACAGCGATACGCACGGATTACATTTTGACAATTATCGTGAAATGTGGCCGTATCGAGATTGGGTGATTCGGGCATTCAATGCCAACCAACCTTTTGACGCATTCACGGTGGAGCAACTTGCCGGTGATCTCTTAGAAAACCCAACCGATGATCAACTGATTGCCACCGGTTTTCAGCGGTGCAATATGACCACCAACGAAGGGGGGACGATCGATGAGGAGAATCTGGCGCTCTATGCCGCCGATCGCGTTCAGACATTGGGATGGGTCTATCTGGGACTGACCACCAATTGCAGCCAATGTCACGATCACAAGTTCGACGATTTCACCGCCAAAGATTATTACTCCCTCGCAGCCTACTTTCGCAACACAACGCAACAGGCCAAAGACGGAAACGTCAAAGACGGACGCGGTCCGGTCTTGATCGTGCCTGCTGAAAAAGACAAATCGCGCTGGCAGGCACTTCCTGCAGAAATCGCCGCAGCCACCGCACAGCGCGATGCACGCAAGCAAGCAGCGACCGGTGACTTTGATAATTGGTTGGCGAAGACGACTCCTGAATCGTTAGGCAGTGATATCTCCACCGACGGACTTGTCGTGCACGCTCCGTTGAATGAAGGCACGGGTAACGCGGCGAAAAACCTTGCTGGTAATCCCGATCAATTCCCGGCGACCGGTGAGGTGACTTGGAGCACCGACGGCAAACTCGGCCCAGCTGCCGTGCTGACCCCCGAAGCGACTTTCGATCTGGGTGGACTCGGCGATTTTGAAAAGGACCAGCCCTTCAGTTGCGGAGCCTGGATCAAGGTGGGTGACAAAGGACAACCCAGCAGCATCTTTGCCCGCATGGATGAAAAAAGCGGGTTCCGTGGTTGGGACCTGTGGTTAAACGGCAACGCCTTAGCCGTTCACCTTGTCGATGCATGGCCGGCGAACGCGATCAAAGTTGTGACGCAAGAAAAAGTGGTCAAGCCCGGGCAATGGCAGCACGTCGTCCTGACCTACGATGGAACCGCCAAACCGGGTGGCGTCAAGATTTATGTCGATGGTGTGGAGCAGAAGCTGAAGGTCGATAAAAACACATTGAAGCCCGACGCCACCCTCCGCACAGAGACTCCTCTACGCATCGGTCGCCGAAGCGACGCAAACGTGTTTGACGGTGGTACGGTTCAAGATTTCCGCATCTACAATCGCGCACTTCCCGCTGCGGATGTGAAGAAAATCGCAGAGATTTCTGCAATCAAATCTATCCTCGCCACAGCGGCAGAGGAGCGGACTGCGGAACAACGGAAGGCGCTGTTTGACTATTATCTCATCACCGCTGATTCCGAGTATCCAGCGCTCATGGCAACGGTCTCTCGATTGGAAGGCGAACGCGAAGCGATCAGCGCACGCAGTCCGGTCACGCATATTCAGCGCGAAAAAATGGATTCGCCACCCACCGGCTTCGTGCTTATGCGGGGGGAATATGACCAGCTAGGCGAAAAGGTGGTGGCAGCGACACCATCGGGACTGCATCCGCAACCCGAGGGTGCTCCCAACAATCGCCTGGGTCTGGCGCAATGGATTATCGATCCGGCGAATCCACTCACAGCACGCGTGACCGTCAATCGATTCTGGCAGCAACTCTTCGGGCAAGGCATTGTCGTCACTCCGGAAGACTTCGGAGTGATGGGCGCTGCACCCAGCCATCCGGAATTGCTGGATTGGCTGGCAGTCGACTTCCGCGAAAATGGTTGGAACGTCAAACAGTTCTTCAAGCAGATACTGATGAGCGCGACCTATCGACAGGCAGCTGTGACCACACCGGCTAAGTTGGAAATCGATCGTGACAACACCCTGCTGTCACGCGGTCCACGTTTTCGGATGGATGCCGAAATGGTGCGCGACTATGCCCTGGCCACCAGCGGCCTGCTTTCGAGAAAAATGTACGGTCCGGGCGTCAAGCCGTACCAGCCGGAAGGCATTTGGGACATCGTGGGTCTCCCGAGCAGCAATACTCGCAAATATGTACAAGACCACGGGGACGACTTGTATCGTCGCACGGTTTACAGTTTTTGGAAACGAATGGCTCCGCCACCCAACCTCGATGCGTTTAATGCACCGAGTCGTGAGTTCTGCACGGTCAGTCGCGAACGGACCAACACCCCGCTGCAAGCGTTGGTCACACTCAACGACCCACAATTCGTCGAGCCGGCACGTCGTCTGGCTGAAGGCGCGTTGAAAGCAGGAGATAGCGATAATCAGAAATCCATTGATCATCTCTTCCGACAAGTGCTCTGTCGTCCAGTCCGCGGACGAGAACAGTCCATTGTGCAAAAGGACCTCAACGACTTCCTGGCGTACTATCAATCGCATCCAAAAGACGCAGAGGCCTTGATTGCCGTCGGGGAGTCAAAAGCTGATGAAACATTGGATGCCGCTCAGCTTGCTGCCTGGACATTGCTGGCCAATCAAATCCTAAATCTTGACGAAGCGCTGAACAAATAA
- a CDS encoding GntR family transcriptional regulator yields MTRMLGVPAATCRPQTKCDHGQRRKMVAELLLSEIFQGKLRAGQHLVIKDLSQRFQVSSTPIREALVQLEGTGIIDFAPNCGAVVRQLSIADVEEVCQVRRALECEATQHACGRIDLTRLHELAESLRSMEKVKRRNGSFVEKARILDSSLHDLIAESCGNRFLAMEISRLKLLFRAFRDAAWDERIAINDYYRFTEEASEHLAIVDALIAGNAKQSARAMERHIRSGVKYWSRGLPR; encoded by the coding sequence ATGACGAGGATGCTGGGAGTACCCGCCGCAACCTGCCGGCCCCAGACGAAATGCGATCATGGGCAGCGGCGCAAAATGGTGGCGGAGTTGCTGCTTAGCGAGATTTTCCAGGGCAAGCTGCGAGCAGGTCAGCACTTGGTCATCAAGGATCTCTCCCAACGTTTTCAGGTCAGCTCGACGCCGATTCGTGAAGCGCTGGTGCAGCTGGAGGGGACCGGGATCATTGATTTCGCTCCTAATTGCGGCGCTGTTGTGCGTCAGTTATCAATTGCCGATGTCGAAGAAGTCTGCCAAGTGCGACGGGCACTCGAATGCGAAGCAACGCAACATGCGTGTGGCCGGATCGATTTGACCCGCTTGCACGAACTGGCCGAATCATTGCGGAGCATGGAAAAGGTAAAACGCCGTAACGGCTCCTTTGTGGAGAAGGCGCGTATTCTGGATAGCTCGCTGCATGACTTAATCGCCGAATCATGCGGCAATCGATTTCTGGCGATGGAGATCAGCCGCCTCAAACTGTTGTTTCGCGCATTTCGCGACGCAGCTTGGGACGAACGCATTGCAATCAACGACTATTATCGATTCACTGAAGAAGCCAGCGAACACCTGGCCATTGTCGACGCGCTCATTGCAGGCAACGCCAAACAGTCTGCACGAGCGATGGAGCGGCATATTCGCAGCGGTGTCAAGTATTGGAGTCGTGGCCTGCCACGATGA
- a CDS encoding HPP family protein gives MNAKIADLMTEKVMSATPHQSVAHVRDVMQSHSVNCMPVVDSDGAPVGIVTSTDVLHAEKDGTPISHIMTEKIYSVPQYGDVSLAARIMVNHRIHHVLVTHEGHLVGIISSFDLLRLVEDHRFVMKNAPDVSARGGKRKKSESV, from the coding sequence ATGAATGCAAAAATCGCAGATCTCATGACAGAGAAAGTCATGTCGGCCACACCGCACCAGTCAGTCGCCCATGTGCGTGACGTGATGCAGTCGCACTCAGTGAATTGCATGCCGGTCGTTGACTCCGACGGTGCACCGGTAGGAATCGTGACCAGTACCGACGTCCTTCATGCCGAGAAAGATGGGACGCCAATCAGTCATATCATGACGGAGAAAATCTACAGCGTTCCGCAATATGGTGATGTCTCCCTCGCCGCCCGGATTATGGTCAATCACCGGATTCATCATGTGTTGGTGACGCATGAGGGACATTTGGTCGGCATCATCAGTTCGTTCGATTTACTCCGCCTTGTCGAGGATCATCGTTTTGTGATGAAGAACGCGCCTGACGTGTCGGCACGCGGCGGGAAACGCAAGAAATCTGAGTCCGTCTGA
- a CDS encoding sialidase family protein translates to MRRICFAAMTIFSLLAVNARGDDKTEVPLTFQVKLETVLEHDDGKFLWFHPRAAAIPGYGDNGMPKVIVTLQKHLHVSDFYSGISILQTKNMGKSWTGPTAIPELDWVREPSGVAVAVADVTPGWHAASGKLIAIGTQVRYSKKGEQLEDKTRSAQTSYSLFDPDKNQWTKWRILEMPADRKFNFARCACAQWLVEPDGSLLLPFYYGPDGKSPFSVMVARCRVEGDRLVYVEHGTEFNLDVVRGLVEPSLIRFGDRYYLTVRNDLKAYVTVSDDGLHFEPLKPWTFDDGTELGSYNTQQHWLAHSDGLFLVYTRRGANNDHIMRHRAPLFIGRVDVEKLQVQRAGETILVPERGATLGNFGAAAITAGESWVTVSEGIFGKARPMAHKRGATGALFVARVIWSRPNRLVAP, encoded by the coding sequence ATGCGCAGAATCTGTTTCGCCGCGATGACGATTTTTTCTCTGCTAGCGGTGAACGCTCGTGGAGACGACAAGACCGAGGTGCCGCTCACCTTTCAGGTCAAACTCGAAACAGTCCTGGAACACGATGACGGAAAGTTCCTGTGGTTTCATCCCCGCGCTGCGGCGATCCCTGGTTATGGTGACAACGGCATGCCCAAAGTCATCGTCACACTGCAAAAGCATCTGCATGTCTCGGATTTCTATTCCGGTATCAGCATCTTGCAGACAAAGAACATGGGCAAGTCCTGGACCGGTCCGACCGCCATCCCCGAATTGGATTGGGTACGCGAACCAAGCGGCGTTGCGGTGGCCGTGGCCGATGTCACACCGGGTTGGCATGCCGCTAGCGGCAAGTTGATCGCCATCGGCACGCAGGTTCGCTATAGCAAAAAGGGGGAACAACTTGAGGACAAGACCCGCAGCGCTCAAACGTCCTATTCGCTGTTCGATCCCGATAAAAACCAATGGACGAAATGGCGGATTTTAGAAATGCCCGCGGACCGGAAATTCAATTTTGCCCGTTGCGCTTGCGCGCAATGGCTGGTCGAACCTGATGGCAGCCTGCTGCTGCCGTTTTATTACGGTCCCGACGGCAAGTCTCCCTTCTCGGTCATGGTCGCCCGCTGCCGCGTCGAGGGTGACCGCTTGGTGTATGTGGAGCATGGTACGGAGTTCAACCTCGATGTCGTCCGCGGACTTGTCGAACCATCGCTCATTCGATTCGGTGATCGGTATTACCTCACAGTCCGCAATGACCTCAAGGCCTACGTCACGGTGAGCGATGACGGTTTGCATTTCGAACCACTCAAGCCTTGGACGTTCGACGATGGGACCGAATTGGGCAGTTACAACACGCAACAGCATTGGCTGGCGCACAGCGACGGATTGTTTTTGGTCTACACCCGTCGTGGCGCGAACAACGACCACATCATGCGACATCGCGCTCCGCTGTTTATCGGGCGTGTCGACGTTGAAAAGCTGCAGGTGCAGCGCGCCGGAGAAACGATTCTGGTCCCCGAGCGGGGCGCAACGCTTGGCAACTTTGGAGCCGCCGCGATCACCGCCGGAGAGTCGTGGGTCACCGTGTCCGAGGGGATTTTCGGCAAAGCACGTCCCATGGCCCACAAGCGCGGCGCCACCGGCGCGCTATTCGTCGCCCGCGTCATCTGGTCCCGTCCGAATCGACTCGTCGCGCCCTGA